Proteins from a genomic interval of Amphiura filiformis chromosome 9, Afil_fr2py, whole genome shotgun sequence:
- the LOC140160160 gene encoding uncharacterized protein: MGADKGRSTVVTSTDGYEEKVNNLLSDEKTYEKLKGDPTSKYKRKLLGTLQRLKKENKIDNSQYKLLYPTAENTPRIYCTTKIHKEGYPVRPIVDYTGSIAYQTSKALAEILSPMVGKTAHHVTNSRELAEKLATVRIDDEDIFNSHDVVSLFTNTPINKTLELVRDYLDKDTTLKQRTLLNTDDIIELLEFVLTTTYFSFRGDIYMQKFGAAMGSPVSAIIANIFMEWLEQKAIANAPIACRPKLWKRYVDDILEIIPKGTTQELTDHLNKADPTNNIKFTH; the protein is encoded by the coding sequence ATGGGTGCAGACAAGGGTAGAAGCACGGTTGTTACATCTACCGACGGCTATGAAGAAAAGGTAAACAACTTGCTTAGTGATGAAAAAACTTACGAGAAACTTAAAGGAGaccccacttcaaagtacaagCGGAAGTTGTTGGGTACCTTACAGAGActtaagaaagaaaacaagattgaTAATAGCCAATATAAGTTGCTCTACCCCACTGCTGAAAATACACCACGCATATACTGCACCACAAAGATTCACAAAGAGGGATACCCGGTCAGACCAATTGTGGATTACACTGGATCCATCGCGTATCAGACATCTAAAGCGTTAGCGGAGATTCTGTCCCCCATGGTAGGAAAGACAGCCCATCATGTCACCAACTCGCGGGAATTAGCGGAAAAACTAGCTACGGTCAGAATTGACGACGAGGACATTTTTAATTCACATGATGTCGTGTCACTGTTCACGAATACCCCTATCAATAAAACGCTGGAGTTAGTGAGAGATTATCTGGACAAGGACACCACGCTGAAACAAAGAACATTACTCAACACCGATGACATTATTGAATTACTTGAATTTGTCTTGACGACGACATATTTTTCCTTCAGGGGAGATATTTACATGCAGAAATTTGGAGCGGCCATGGGAAGCCCAGTGAGCGCgattatcgcgaacatttttaTGGAATGGCTGGAACAAAAAGCCATAGCCAATGCACCCATCGCGTGTCGTCCAAAATTATGGAAAAGATATGTCGACGATATCCTCGAGATTATACCAAAGGGCACTACGCAAGAACTGACAGATCACCTCAACAAAGCGGATCCAACCAACAACATTAAGTTCACGCACTAG